In the genome of Dermacentor silvarum isolate Dsil-2018 chromosome 1, BIME_Dsil_1.4, whole genome shotgun sequence, one region contains:
- the LOC119442995 gene encoding putative nuclease HARBI1, with product MIAEELLAMITSLFGVLFARSSPTHEPDEDYIGDEFALVLHLMKLHRQDRHRVPLYVESVVPTYMEFEFKKLFRLSRSTCGALIEEFEASSYYPEGTRGRPQISAEKTLLIALTYIGTQQTMYHIADKFDVSESTVHGAISRVLDFIFSISAREICWPDRDEKERSKRAFSELVRRRSGLPDVIGAIDGCHVRISRPSESEQSYYNRKKFHSIILQGVCNADMLFIDVFIGIPGSAHDARVLRDSFLYDEAPTNCEGGYLLGDAAYPLTTWLLPPYRQTTANWQPWMTAFNYAHSKQRVVIEGAFGILKARFQRLLWIDVGSIKQAVQIVLAACVLHNKARRCGDFVEDLEASDSGTDVSSAEPAEGDDAPALSAAAFRDSIAQSL from the exons ATGATTGCCGAAGAGCTGCTCGCGATGATCACATCGCTGTTCGGCGTGCTTTTCGCGAGATCATCCCCTACTCACGAGCCTGACGAAGACTACATCGGCGATGAGTTCGCATTGGTTCTGCATTTAATGAAGTTGCATAGACAGGATCGGCACAGGGTGCCCTTGTACGTTGAAAGTGTCGTGCCAACGTACATGGAATTTGAGTTCAAGAAGTTGTTCCGGCTTTCAAGAAGCACGTGCGGAGCCCTGATTGAGGAGTTCGAAGCGTCGAGCTACTACCCAGAAGGTACCCGAGGACGTCCCCAAATTTCGGCCGAGAAAACGCTTCTTATTGCGCTAACGTACATAGGCACGCAACAAACTATGTATCACATTGCCGACAAGTTCGATGTCAGCGAATCAACCGTCCACGGAGCAATTAGCCGTGTCTTGGACTTCATTTTCTCTATAAGTGCGAGAGAAATCTGCTGGCCTGACCGCGACGAAAAGGAGCGAAGCAAGCGGGCCTTCTCGGAGTTGGTTCGTCGCAGGTCGGGGCTCCCGGACGTCATCGGTGCCATCGATGGATGTCACGTCCGCATTTCTAGGCCCTCGGAATCTGAACAAAGCTATTACAACAGAAAGAAATTCCACTCGATCATTCTTCAAGGGGTCTGCAATGCAGATATGCTGTTCATCGATGTGTTCATCGGAATTCCCGGGAGCGCCCACGATGCTCGGGTTCTCCGGGACAGCTTCCTGTACGACGAAGCACCGACGAATTGCGAAG GAGGCTATCTCTTGGGGGATGCTGCGTATCCCTTGACGACGTGGTTGCTGCCACCCTACCGCCAGACTACGGCGAACTGGCAGCCATGGATGACTGCATTCAACTACGCGCACAGTAAGCAGCGAGTGGTCATCGAGGGGGCCTTCGGAATCCTCAAAGCTCGGTTCCAGCGGCTGCTGTGGATTGATGTCGGCAGCATCAAGCAAGCGGTGCAGATTGTACTTGCAGCCTGCGTGCTGCACAACAAGGCTCGACGATGCGGCGACTTCGTGGAGGACCTCGAAGCGAGCGACAGCGGTACTGATGTCTCGTCTGCAGAGCCTGCCGAAGGTGATGACGCACCAGCCCTCTCCGCAGCAGCCTTCCGTGATAGCATCGCCCAGAGCCTCTAA